In Deinococcus aerophilus, one genomic interval encodes:
- a CDS encoding type IV pilin protein has product MKNGTQGFTLIELLIVIAIIGILAAVLIPNLLGAQKRAYDTGAQACAKSIQTALATKQIDSQTYVNNASETKATLTALEGVSAGCAKAEILIKNASTSVATYSFQIGDTRGAKTYTVTPSDMVATTTVIN; this is encoded by the coding sequence ATGAAGAACGGAACCCAAGGCTTCACCCTGATCGAACTGCTGATCGTGATCGCCATCATCGGCATTCTGGCGGCGGTGCTGATCCCCAACCTGCTAGGCGCCCAGAAGCGTGCGTACGATACCGGCGCTCAGGCCTGCGCCAAGAGCATTCAGACCGCGTTGGCAACGAAACAGATTGACAGCCAGACATATGTGAATAACGCGTCTGAAACAAAAGCCACCCTTACCGCTCTCGAAGGTGTCAGTGCTGGCTGTGCTAAGGCCGAGATCCTGATTAAGAACGCCAGCACCAGCGTCGCAACCTACAGCTTCCAAATCGGTGATACCCGTGGCGCCAAAACCTACACCGTAACCCCAAGCGATATGGTCGCCACCACTACCGTTATCAATTAA